ACTAATAAACGTGAAACAAACTTATTCATCTCTTTTCCTTTTGTTAAATCAAGTCACTACAACTTAATATCCGTTTTTAACAACCTGACTATCGGCACAAAAAGGTATATTACCTTTTATACATATAACCTTTTGTACATATCGATAGCCAAAAAATTTTTCTCTTGGAAGACTATCCAATCAGTCCGATACCGCCAACAACACATGGCTTGCTTTCACTAACGCACAAGCTTTATCACCCACATCAAACCCTAGGTTTTCCAAACTTTGATTGGTAATGATTGCCGACATACGTTGTCCACCGCTTAAGTTGATGGTCACATCAGCGTTCACAGAGCCTTTCTCAAGATGAGAAATCTCACCGCAGAATTGGTTACGCGCGCTGGTTTTCAAAGCACCATTTAAGTCTTCAGTCAAAATAACCCAACTGGCTTTAATCAAGACATAAGCATCTGATCCCAGCTCAACCCCCAAGCGCTCCAAGCTATCTAATGTGATTTGGGCTACAACTTCCGTACCTTCGCCAATCGAAAGCGTGACATTGCAATTGACCTCCCCTTTTTCGATATGACTCACTGTACCGTGAAACAGGTTTCTCGCACTTGTTCTCATCGAAATTTTCCTCATGAGTTCTAACTGACCCAGCATATTTGGCGAAAGATTTTCCAGCTCCCTCATCCAATGCTGCATCTGCTCGTTGAATAAACGGTAGGCTGCCAACAAAGACTTCCCTGACTCCGTCAACAAGGTACCACCGCCACCACTACCACCCTTCTGGGCAGAAACCAAATCTCTTCCGGCCAGTTCATTCATCGCTTCCACCGCTTGCCAAGCCCCTTTATAGCTCATACCACAAGCCTTGGCTGCTGAGGACAAAGAACCCAGACTGTCGATTTT
This portion of the Hydrogenovibrio marinus genome encodes:
- a CDS encoding TOBE domain-containing protein, which gives rise to MTQSSLPEQLVQSFLMGSKQSRSGQRRLELLSKIDSLGSLSSAAKACGMSYKGAWQAVEAMNELAGRDLVSAQKGGSGGGGTLLTESGKSLLAAYRLFNEQMQHWMRELENLSPNMLGQLELMRKISMRTSARNLFHGTVSHIEKGEVNCNVTLSIGEGTEVVAQITLDSLERLGVELGSDAYVLIKASWVILTEDLNGALKTSARNQFCGEISHLEKGSVNADVTINLSGGQRMSAIITNQSLENLGFDVGDKACALVKASHVLLAVSD